A genomic region of Oceaniferula marina contains the following coding sequences:
- a CDS encoding mechanosensitive ion channel family protein yields the protein MNPWESIRSSIANNVSDYWQWGTMILCFAAALILTRIIYKALFHEKASFRKFCSHFFNTGEKINGTPLVFSALLWITLAVRNHWSQTLIEKGGEGIQSNYIHTVALIVSGYVVYQVAHAVSKGQLIPRILSGCMLAIFIFHLLGWLTPLNEALQDIELPVGDLNVNLWNIFSSLASLVILLWIVSLANRFVDAAIFAQKEIPPTIKVLISKSSRFFLYGFALIAALSIGGVPLGGLTVFSGALGLGLGFGLQKIIANMISGLIILVDKSIKPGDVIEMDGTFGSINSIHSRYVSVITRDRKEFLIPNEDFVTNKVINWSYSDRVIRVKADIGVSYDTDLNLAIRLCTDAAQSVSRVIKSPAPVCLLREFGDSAIILQIRFCIEDAVNGVSNVRSQVLLAIWQSFRDNHIEIPFPQRDLHIKSGTLPYSADPKATLPPVATAPDTQ from the coding sequence ATGAATCCGTGGGAATCCATACGGTCCAGTATTGCCAACAACGTTTCTGACTACTGGCAGTGGGGAACCATGATCCTCTGCTTTGCTGCAGCGCTCATCCTGACCCGTATCATCTACAAAGCTCTCTTTCATGAGAAAGCTTCTTTCCGCAAGTTTTGCTCCCATTTCTTCAATACCGGAGAAAAGATCAATGGCACGCCTCTGGTATTTTCTGCCCTCCTGTGGATCACCCTCGCCGTCCGCAACCACTGGTCTCAAACGTTGATCGAAAAGGGGGGGGAAGGCATCCAATCCAACTATATTCACACGGTCGCTTTGATCGTTTCTGGCTACGTCGTCTATCAAGTGGCCCACGCCGTCTCCAAAGGACAGCTCATCCCCCGCATACTTAGCGGCTGCATGCTGGCGATCTTCATATTCCACCTGCTTGGCTGGCTCACCCCCTTGAATGAAGCCCTCCAAGACATTGAACTGCCTGTAGGTGATCTGAACGTCAACCTCTGGAACATCTTTTCATCACTCGCATCTCTGGTGATTTTGCTCTGGATTGTTTCCTTGGCTAACCGCTTCGTCGATGCCGCCATCTTCGCTCAAAAAGAGATCCCCCCCACCATCAAAGTCCTCATCAGTAAAAGCTCCCGCTTTTTTCTCTACGGCTTTGCTCTCATTGCAGCCCTATCGATCGGCGGGGTCCCCCTCGGCGGCCTTACGGTCTTCAGTGGGGCCCTTGGTCTCGGTCTGGGATTCGGTCTGCAAAAAATCATCGCCAATATGATTTCCGGCCTTATCATCCTCGTTGATAAATCCATCAAACCCGGAGATGTCATCGAAATGGATGGCACCTTTGGCTCCATCAACTCCATCCATAGCCGTTACGTATCCGTCATCACTCGCGACCGCAAAGAATTCCTCATCCCGAACGAAGACTTCGTTACCAATAAAGTCATCAACTGGTCATACTCAGATCGTGTGATTCGGGTCAAAGCCGATATCGGCGTCTCTTACGATACCGACCTCAATTTGGCCATCCGCCTCTGCACGGATGCTGCCCAGTCTGTTTCCAGAGTCATCAAATCCCCTGCCCCTGTCTGCCTCTTACGCGAATTCGGAGATTCTGCCATTATTCTCCAGATCCGCTTTTGCATTGAAGATGCCGTTAACGGAGTCAGCAATGTTCGCTCCCAAGTCCTCCTTGCCATCTGGCAATCCTTCCGCGATAATCATATCGAAATTCCATTCCCTCAACGAGATCTTCATATCAAGTCCGGCACACTCCCATACTCTGCCGACCCAAAGGCAACGCTGCCACCCGTGGCAACAGCTCCAGATACCCAATAA
- a CDS encoding bifunctional 3,4-dihydroxy-2-butanone-4-phosphate synthase/GTP cyclohydrolase II, producing the protein MSALTFHTIDEIISDIAAGKMVIVTDDPNRENEADLIAAASMVTPEIINFMVTHARGLICAPITPERAEELQLPQMARRNTESMQTAFTVSVDAAHDITTGISAADRARTIHLLANPEADANALVQPGHIFPLQAVPGGVLRRAGHTEAAIDLTRLAGLPEAGVICEILNDDGTMARAGNLGEFQQKHQLKACTIADLIEHRRHSEKLVRRGETINMPTDYGDFDCHLYYVENAEGHHLALTRGDISADNPTLVRVHSECLTGDVFHSQRCDCGAQLDTALKKISEEGGVLLYLRQEGRGIGLPAKIHAYKLQEQGLDTIEANEKLGYGSDLRDYGVGAQILHDLGVRQIKLMTNNPKKIVGLEGYKLEITEQIPVSIPANPHNEKYLQTKKDRMGHTL; encoded by the coding sequence ATGTCCGCACTTACCTTCCACACCATTGACGAAATTATCAGCGACATTGCCGCAGGTAAAATGGTTATCGTTACCGACGACCCCAACCGGGAGAATGAGGCCGACCTCATCGCCGCAGCCTCCATGGTCACACCTGAGATCATCAATTTTATGGTCACCCATGCCCGTGGGCTGATTTGTGCACCCATCACCCCGGAGCGAGCCGAAGAGCTCCAGCTGCCACAAATGGCACGGCGTAACACCGAATCCATGCAGACGGCTTTCACCGTTTCAGTCGATGCCGCCCATGACATCACCACCGGCATCTCCGCTGCAGACCGGGCCAGAACCATTCATCTACTGGCGAACCCGGAAGCGGATGCCAACGCCCTCGTTCAACCTGGACACATCTTCCCTCTTCAGGCTGTTCCAGGTGGGGTTCTCCGCAGAGCAGGACACACCGAAGCCGCCATCGACCTCACCCGCCTTGCCGGACTTCCCGAAGCTGGGGTCATCTGTGAAATACTCAATGACGACGGCACCATGGCGAGAGCCGGAAACCTTGGTGAATTCCAACAAAAACACCAGCTTAAGGCCTGTACCATCGCCGACCTGATCGAACACCGCCGCCATTCCGAAAAACTTGTCCGTCGAGGTGAAACCATCAACATGCCTACCGATTATGGAGACTTCGATTGTCACCTCTATTATGTGGAAAACGCAGAAGGCCACCACCTGGCACTCACCCGTGGAGATATCTCAGCCGACAACCCCACCTTGGTCCGTGTGCATTCGGAATGCCTCACTGGCGATGTCTTTCACTCACAACGATGCGACTGTGGGGCCCAGCTCGACACAGCATTGAAAAAAATCTCAGAAGAAGGAGGGGTGCTACTCTACCTCCGGCAAGAGGGACGAGGCATCGGCCTCCCCGCAAAAATCCATGCCTACAAGCTTCAAGAACAAGGCCTCGACACCATTGAGGCGAATGAAAAACTCGGTTATGGATCCGACCTCCGCGATTACGGCGTGGGCGCTCAAATATTACACGACCTAGGAGTCAGACAAATCAAGCTCATGACCAACAACCCGAAAAAAATCGTCGGATTGGAGGGATACAAGCTCGAAATCACCGAGCAAATTCCGGTCAGCATACCAGCCAACCCACACAACGAAAAATACCTCCAAACAAAAAAAGACCGGATGGGGCACACCCTCTAA